A single region of the Thermus filiformis genome encodes:
- the rpsL gene encoding 30S ribosomal protein S12 gives MVALPTINQLIRKGREKVQKKSKVPALKGSPFRRGVCTVVRTVTPKKPNSALRKVAKVRLTSGYEVVAYIPGEGHNLQEHSVVLIRGGRVKDLPGVRYHIVRGVYDAQGVKDRKKSRSKYGTKRPTKGAAPAKKK, from the coding sequence GTGGTGGCACTGCCGACGATCAACCAGCTCATCCGAAAGGGCCGCGAGAAGGTCCAAAAGAAAAGCAAGGTTCCGGCCTTGAAGGGCTCCCCCTTCCGCCGGGGGGTGTGCACGGTGGTCCGCACCGTCACCCCCAAGAAGCCCAACTCGGCCCTCCGGAAGGTGGCCAAGGTCCGCCTCACCTCCGGCTACGAGGTGGTGGCCTACATCCCCGGCGAGGGGCACAACCTGCAGGAGCACTCGGTGGTCCTCATCCGGGGTGGCCGTGTGAAGGACCTGCCGGGGGTGCGGTACCACATCGTCCGGGGGGTGTACGACGCCCAGGGGGTGAAGGACCGCAAGAAGAGCCGCTCCAAGTACGGGACCAAGCGGCCGACCAAGGGCGCGGCCCCGGCCAAGAAGAAGTAG